The following proteins come from a genomic window of Erpetoichthys calabaricus chromosome 18, fErpCal1.3, whole genome shotgun sequence:
- the zgc:85932 gene encoding calpain-1 catalytic subunit isoform X1 codes for MQLPNRNNDFLFVDSTFPREGVLCGAEWKRPQEICDRPQFIIDGTSRMDVCQGKIANCWFLSAVTSLTLHKHLMDKVVPPEQGFGAGYSGKFTFRFWQYGNWQEVEVDDLLPTVDGKLLYLHSGERNEFWSALLEKAYAKLKGGYHNLHVGYPHEAMTDMTGGVTEIFHQENIPADFVRFLRQQLDRGSLVNCASSQGGFEQLSRSGILFQHAYAVTGMEQVQTPEGKVDLVRVRNPWGNTEWNGAWSDDHGEWDRISPAEQNRLQRVKLEDGEFWMSVQDFLKTFNELEACHLASSSLSDAGSNVRPWTCTMHNGRWVKGISSGGPPQAWGNFPGYSQSPVCRSYWLNPQFRLTLLEEDDDPNDTEKACSFLVSLMQKHGRRLGAPLSIGIHIYQVSPQQAYLSPADLTSSRPVLMVPNYCDRQEVVIRGQLAPGEYIIIPSTALPDQEREFLLRVFTEKGNWVNTADKASSEKSVQAVVPLLSKALPTVDAANELFTKFASAEGRCGAVQLQALLREAVQGGVLSGTAELFSVERCKTLVSQVDKHGFGQLDMEDFKDLWEKLRRWTDIFVTFDKNQSRSLDYPEIIMALQAADLQVDDFVLQLIGVRYTEPDLTVSYPAFLCFMLKLDTMIRKFQSLDQVGTGIVSLNYRQWLHLTMYS; via the exons ATGCAGCTTCCCAACAGGAACAACGACTTCCTCTTCGTGGACTCCACTTTCCCGCGTGAGGGCGTGTTGTGCGGAGCAGAGTGGAAACGGCCGCAG GAGATTTGTGACCGTCCCCAATTTATAATTGATGGCACTTCTCGGATGGATGTGTGCCAAGGCAAGATCG caAATTGTTGGTTCCTGTCAGCAGTCACATCACTGACATTGCACAAACATCTGATGGATAAGGTGGTGCCCCCAGAGCAGGGCTTTGGTGCTGGTTACAGTGGAAAATTTACCTTCAGG TTCTGGCAGTATGGTAACTGGCAAGAAGTGGAAGTTGATGACTTGCTGCCTACAGTGGATGGCAAACTGCTGTATCTTCACTCTGGCGAGCGGAACGAGTTCTGGAGTGCTCTTCTGGAGAAAGCCTATGCTAA GCTCAAAGGTGGATATCATAATTTGCATGTTGGCTATCCGCATGAGGCCATGACAGACATGACAGGAGGAGTGACAGAGATATTCCACCAAGAGAATATTCCAGCAGACTTTGTCCGTTTTTTGCGGCAGCAACTTGACAGGGGATCCCTAGTAAACTGTGCAAGTTCCCAA ggtGGGTTTGAACAACTGAGCAGGAGCGGCATCTTGTTCCAGCATGCCTATGCAGTTACAGGGATGGAGCAG GTTCAAACACCAGAAGGCAAAGTTGACTTGGTGCGAGTTCGGAATCCATGGGGAAACACAGAATGGAATGGTGCATGGAGTGATGACCATGG TGAGTGGGATAGGATTAGCCCAGCAGAGCAAAATCGGTTGCAGAGGGTCAAACTAGAGGATGGCGAATTCTG GATGTCTGTACAGGATTTCCTGAAGACTTTCAATGAGCTGGAGGCATGCCACCTGGCCAGTAGCAGCCTATCAGATGCTGGATCTAATGTGAGGCCTTGGACATGTACAATGCACAATGGCCGCTGGGTGAAAGGAATCTCTTCTGGAGGACCTCCTCAGGCCTGGG GGAACTTCCCAGGTTACTCCCAGTCTCCTGTATGTAGATCTTATTGGCTGAATCCACAGTTCCGACTGACACTTCTTGAGGAAGATGATGACCCTAATGACACAGAGAAGGCATGCAGCTTCCTGGTCTCTTTGATGCAGAAACACGGACGGCGTTTGGGTGCTCCACTTAGTATTGGAATTCATATCTACCAG GTCAGCCCTCAACAGGCATACCTGTCACCAGCTGATCTGACTTCATCACGCCCTGTCCTGATGGTGCCCAATTACTGTGACAGACAGGAAGTTGTAATTCGTGGCCAACTTGCACCTGGAGAATATATCATCATTCCGTCTACTGCTCTTCCTGATCAGGAAAGAGAATTTCTCTTGCGTGTTTTCACAGAGAAAGGCAACTGGGTAAA cactgctGACAAAGCTTCATCAGAGAAAAGTGTCCAG GCTGTTGTTCCATTGCTGTCAAAGGCTTTACCTACTGTAGATGCTGCTAATGAACTCTTCACAAAATTTGCCTCTGCT GAAGGACGTTGTGGTGCTGTGCAACTCCAGGCTCTGCTGCGAGAAGCTGTCCAGGGAGGAG TTCTCTCAGGCACTGCAGAGCTATTCAGTGTGGAGCGCTGCAAAACTTTAGTCTCACAAGTGGAT AAACATGGATTTGGACAATTGGACATGGAAGATTTTAAGGACCTGTGGGAGAAATTAAGAAGATGGACG GATATATTTGTCACTTTTGATAAGAACCAGTCTCGTTCTCTTGACTACCCAGAGATCATCATGGCACTACAAGCAGCAG ATCTACAGGTAGATGACTTTGTGCTTCAACTTATTGGAGTGCGCTACACTGAACCAGACCTGACGGTCAGCTACCCAGCCTTCCTGTGCTTCATGCTTAAGCTTGACACCATGATTC gaAAGTTCCAGTCATTGGACCAGGTTGGAACAGGAATTGTGAGCCTTAACTACCGGCAG TGGCTGCATTTGACCATGTACAGTTGA
- the zgc:85932 gene encoding calpain-1 catalytic subunit isoform X2 — protein MQLPNRNNDFLFVDSTFPREGVLCGAEWKRPQEICDRPQFIIDGTSRMDVCQGKIANCWFLSAVTSLTLHKHLMDKVVPPEQGFGAGYSGKFTFRFWQYGNWQEVEVDDLLPTVDGKLLYLHSGERNEFWSALLEKAYAKLKGGYHNLHVGYPHEAMTDMTGGVTEIFHQENIPADFVRFLRQQLDRGSLVNCASSQGGFEQLSRSGILFQHAYAVTGMEQVQTPEGKVDLVRVRNPWGNTEWNGAWSDDHGEWDRISPAEQNRLQRVKLEDGEFWMSVQDFLKTFNELEACHLASSSLSDAGSNVRPWTCTMHNGRWVKGISSGGPPQAWGNFPGYSQSPVCRSYWLNPQFRLTLLEEDDDPNDTEKACSFLVSLMQKHGRRLGAPLSIGIHIYQVSPQQAYLSPADLTSSRPVLMVPNYCDRQEVVIRGQLAPGEYIIIPSTALPDQEREFLLRVFTEKGNWVNTADKASSEKSVQAVVPLLSKALPTVDAANELFTKFASAEGRCGAVQLQALLREAVQGGVLSGTAELFSVERCKTLVSQVDVSFNRAPLTK, from the exons ATGCAGCTTCCCAACAGGAACAACGACTTCCTCTTCGTGGACTCCACTTTCCCGCGTGAGGGCGTGTTGTGCGGAGCAGAGTGGAAACGGCCGCAG GAGATTTGTGACCGTCCCCAATTTATAATTGATGGCACTTCTCGGATGGATGTGTGCCAAGGCAAGATCG caAATTGTTGGTTCCTGTCAGCAGTCACATCACTGACATTGCACAAACATCTGATGGATAAGGTGGTGCCCCCAGAGCAGGGCTTTGGTGCTGGTTACAGTGGAAAATTTACCTTCAGG TTCTGGCAGTATGGTAACTGGCAAGAAGTGGAAGTTGATGACTTGCTGCCTACAGTGGATGGCAAACTGCTGTATCTTCACTCTGGCGAGCGGAACGAGTTCTGGAGTGCTCTTCTGGAGAAAGCCTATGCTAA GCTCAAAGGTGGATATCATAATTTGCATGTTGGCTATCCGCATGAGGCCATGACAGACATGACAGGAGGAGTGACAGAGATATTCCACCAAGAGAATATTCCAGCAGACTTTGTCCGTTTTTTGCGGCAGCAACTTGACAGGGGATCCCTAGTAAACTGTGCAAGTTCCCAA ggtGGGTTTGAACAACTGAGCAGGAGCGGCATCTTGTTCCAGCATGCCTATGCAGTTACAGGGATGGAGCAG GTTCAAACACCAGAAGGCAAAGTTGACTTGGTGCGAGTTCGGAATCCATGGGGAAACACAGAATGGAATGGTGCATGGAGTGATGACCATGG TGAGTGGGATAGGATTAGCCCAGCAGAGCAAAATCGGTTGCAGAGGGTCAAACTAGAGGATGGCGAATTCTG GATGTCTGTACAGGATTTCCTGAAGACTTTCAATGAGCTGGAGGCATGCCACCTGGCCAGTAGCAGCCTATCAGATGCTGGATCTAATGTGAGGCCTTGGACATGTACAATGCACAATGGCCGCTGGGTGAAAGGAATCTCTTCTGGAGGACCTCCTCAGGCCTGGG GGAACTTCCCAGGTTACTCCCAGTCTCCTGTATGTAGATCTTATTGGCTGAATCCACAGTTCCGACTGACACTTCTTGAGGAAGATGATGACCCTAATGACACAGAGAAGGCATGCAGCTTCCTGGTCTCTTTGATGCAGAAACACGGACGGCGTTTGGGTGCTCCACTTAGTATTGGAATTCATATCTACCAG GTCAGCCCTCAACAGGCATACCTGTCACCAGCTGATCTGACTTCATCACGCCCTGTCCTGATGGTGCCCAATTACTGTGACAGACAGGAAGTTGTAATTCGTGGCCAACTTGCACCTGGAGAATATATCATCATTCCGTCTACTGCTCTTCCTGATCAGGAAAGAGAATTTCTCTTGCGTGTTTTCACAGAGAAAGGCAACTGGGTAAA cactgctGACAAAGCTTCATCAGAGAAAAGTGTCCAG GCTGTTGTTCCATTGCTGTCAAAGGCTTTACCTACTGTAGATGCTGCTAATGAACTCTTCACAAAATTTGCCTCTGCT GAAGGACGTTGTGGTGCTGTGCAACTCCAGGCTCTGCTGCGAGAAGCTGTCCAGGGAGGAG TTCTCTCAGGCACTGCAGAGCTATTCAGTGTGGAGCGCTGCAAAACTTTAGTCTCACAAGTGGATGTATCCTTCAACAGAGCAC CCTTGACAAAATGA